In the genome of Actinomycetota bacterium, one region contains:
- the rimP gene encoding ribosome maturation factor RimP yields the protein MATVAELTQHLSPVVSELGYEVDEIVLTSAGRRRVLEVIIDADQPVDLTAIAETSRAISTYLDGSTVMGEMPYLLEVSTRGVDRPLTKPAHWRRNIGRLVEIKGSSHNLTGRITGFIEPRVTLTVEGQVHEVDITDISKATIQVEFKKLDEEEQD from the coding sequence ATGGCTACGGTTGCTGAATTAACCCAACACCTTAGTCCTGTTGTGTCCGAACTTGGTTACGAAGTAGACGAAATCGTATTGACATCGGCCGGTCGACGCCGAGTTCTCGAAGTGATAATCGATGCCGATCAGCCCGTTGATTTAACTGCCATAGCTGAAACCTCGCGTGCTATTTCCACCTACCTTGACGGCAGCACTGTAATGGGCGAAATGCCATACCTTCTTGAAGTTTCGACTCGAGGTGTTGACCGCCCACTAACTAAGCCGGCACATTGGCGACGCAACATTGGACGCTTAGTTGAGATCAAGGGAAGTTCACACAATCTAACTGGCCGAATAACCGGGTTCATTGAACCGAGGGTTACTTTGACGGTTGAGGGCCAGGTACATGAAGTCGACATAACAGATATTTCCAAAGCGACTATTCAAGTTGAATTCAAAAAACTTGATGAAGAAGAACAGGACTAG